From Phycodurus eques isolate BA_2022a chromosome 20, UOR_Pequ_1.1, whole genome shotgun sequence, a single genomic window includes:
- the LOC133396042 gene encoding catenin beta-1-like, translating into MATHSDLMELDMAMGDSKAAVSQWQQQSYLDSGIQSGVTTTAPSLSGKGNPDIEEDDPTLYDWEFNQPFTPEATDIEGYAMTRAQRVRAAMFPETLEEGIQIPPTQLDAAHPTAVQRLAEPSQMLKHAVVNLINYQDDAELATRAIPELTKLLNDEDQVVVNKAAVMVHQLSKKEASRHALMRSPQMVSAVVRAMQNTGDVETARCSAGTLHNLSHHREGLLAIFKSGGIPALVKMLGSPVDSVLFYAITTLHNLLLHQEGAKMAVRLAGGLQKMVALLSNTNVKFLAITTDCLQILAYGNQESKLIILASGGPQALVNIMRTFTYEKLLWTTSRVLKVLSVCSSNKPAIVEAGGMQALGLHLTDPSQRLVQNCLWTLRNLSDAATKQEGMEGLLGTLVQLLGSDDINVVTCAAGILSNLTCNNYSNKLMVCQVGGIEALVRTVLRAGDREDITEPAVCALRHLTSRHQDAEMAQNAVRLHYGLPVVVKLLHPPSHWPLIKATVGLIRNLALCPANHSALREQGAIPRLVQLLVRAHQDTQRRTSMGGNQQQFVEGVRMEEIVEGCTGALHILARDIHNRIVIRGLNTIPLFVQLLYSPVENIQRVAAGVLCELAQDKEAAEAIEAEGATAPLTELLHSRNEGVATYAAAVLFRMSEDKPQDYKKRLSVELTSSLFRTEPLAWNETGDLGLDMGAQGDPLAYRQDDGAYRAYPGGYGQDTLLDPMIEGADYHADALPDLGHHTDPLPDLGHSQDLMDSNQLAWFDTDL; encoded by the exons ATGGCTACCCACT CTGATTTGATGGAGCTGGACATGGCAATGGGAGACAGTAAGGCTGCAGTGAGCCAGTGGCAGCAGCAGTCTTACCTGGACTCAGGCATTCAGTCTGGAGTCACCACCACAGCACCATCTTTGAGCGGCAAAGGAAACCCTGATATTGAAGAGGATGATCCAACTTTGTATGACTGGGAGTTCAACCAGCCCTTCACTCCTGAGGCCACAG ACATCGAAGGCTATGCCATGACTCGTGCCCAGCGGGTGCGTGCAGCCATGTTCCCTGAAACGTTGGAGGAAGGCATCCAGATTCCACCAACACAGCTTGATGCCGCTCATCCCACTGCAGTGCAGCGCCTGGCGGAACCCTCTCAGATGCTGAAGCATGCTGTGGTCAACCTCATTAACTACCAAGATGATGCTGagctggccactcgtgccatcCCCGAGCTTACGAAACTGCTCAACGATGAGGACCAG GTTGTGGTGAACAAGGCAGCCGTAATGGTGCACCAGTTGTCAAAGAAGGAGGCCTCTCGCCACGCTCTGATGCGTTCGCCACAGATGGTTTCAGCAGTCGTCAGAGCAATGCAAAATACTGGTGATGTGGAAACTGCTCGCTGCTCTGCTGGAACCTTGCACAACCTTTCCCACCACCGAGAGGGCCTCCTTGCCATTTTCAAGTCTGGAGGGATCCCTGCCCTGGTTAAGATGCTTGG TTCACCAGTGGACAGTGTGTTGTTCTACGCCATCACCACGCTCCATAACCTCCTGTTGCACCAGGAAGGAGCCAAGATGGCCGTTCGCCTGGCTGGAGGACTGCAGAAGATGGTGGCTCTGTTGTCCAACACTAACGTCAAGTTCCTCGCCATCACAACGGACTGCCTGCAGATTCTTGCTTATGGCAACCAGGAAAGCAAG TTGATAATTCTAGCCAGTGGTGGTCCCCAAGCTCTGGTCAACATCATGAGGACCTTCACATATGAGAAACTCTTATGGACCACAAGCAGAGTGCTCAAGGTCCTCTCTGTTTGCTCCAGCAACAAACCTGCAATAGTCGAAGCTG GAGGGATGCAGGCCTTGGGACTCCATCTGACTGACCCTAGCCAGCGTTTGGTCCAAAACTGCCTCTGGACTCTGAGGAACCTTTCAGATGCTGCCACTAAGCAG GAGGGAATGGAGGGTCTTCTGGGCACCCTGGTCCAGCTGCTGGGAAGCGATGACATCAACGTTGTTACGTGTGCGGCTGGCATCCTCTCCAACCTGACCTGCAACAACTACAGTAACAAACTTATGGTCTGCCAG GTTGGAGGTATTGAGGCCCTTGTGAGGACAGTACTCAGGGCAGGCGACAGAGAGGACATCACAGAGCCGGCTGTCTGTGCACTGCGCCACCTTACCTCCCGCCACCAGGATGCCGAGATGGCCCAGAATGCTGTGCGCCTTCATTACGGCCTTCCTGTTGTTGTCAAACTACTGCACCCCCCGTCTCATTGGCCACTAATCAAG GCTACAGTTGGTCTGATTCGCAACCTGGCCCTTTGCCCGGCCAATCACAGCGCTCTTCGAGAGCAGGGAGCCATTCCACGCCTGGTCCAGTTGCTTGTCAGGGCTCACCAGGACACCCAGAGGCGCACCAGCATGGGAGGAAACCAGCAGCAGTTTGTG GAAGGTGTGCGTATGGAAGAAATAGTGGAAGGTTGCACAGGAGCACTGCACATCCTTGCACGGGACATCCACAACAGAATTGTCATCAGAGGACTTAACACCATTCCACTCTTTGTGCAG TTGCTGTATTCCCCAGTGGAGAACATCCAGCGTGTGGCTGCCGGCGTGTTGTGCGAGCTGGCTCAGGACAAGGAGGCGGCAGAGGCGATCGAAGCCGAGGGAGCCACCGCACCGCTCACTGAGCTGCTGCACTCTCGTAACGAGGGTGTTG CCACCTATGCCGCAGCCGTACTGTTCCGCATGTCTGAAGATAAGCCCCAGGACTACAAGAAACGTCTGTCAGTGGAGCTCACCAGCTCTTTGTTCAGAACTGAGCCCTTGGCCTGGAATGAG actGGAGATCTTGGACTGGATATGGGGGCTCAGGGAGACCCTCTAGCTTACAGGCAGGATG ATGGAGCATACCGGGCCTATCCCGGAGGCTACGGTCAAGACACCCTACTGGACCCCATGATAGAGGGGGCAGACTACCACGCCGACGCTCTGCCCGACCTGGGCCACCACACCGATCCCCTTCCAGACCTCGGTCACAGCCAGGACCTGATGGACAGCAACCAGCTGGCCTGGTTTGACACCGACCTGTAG